In a genomic window of Pseudoxanthomonas sp. Root65:
- a CDS encoding carboxylate-amine ligase codes for MAAEPDSHPYTFGLEEEYFLVRRNGRRLRHMPRRFFDACRAALGERFGSEMLQTQVEVQTAVHDDPRAAEHDLLTLRRTIGGIARAHGLDILSAGTHPSAPWRGQRSTDKPHYDQVMDELQMLGHRNLLCGLHVHVQPADPAQRVHLMARMQPFLPLLLALSTSSPFWMGQATGLMGYRQTAYQEIPRTGLPPLFRGQDEYDDYVRRMIDARAIRDASFLWWALRPSLAFPTLELRVTDACTDPRDALAIAQLFRCVVRYLERTPRLHAALDAGAQAVIEENLWRAQRHGFDAGLIDIGSGDLVSVREMLESTLEIIAADVAALDCARQIDHAWRILDGGTSAHGQQRHYQQRRLAGDTHGEALVHVVRWLAAASVPD; via the coding sequence ATGGCAGCGGAACCCGACTCGCATCCCTATACCTTCGGTCTGGAAGAGGAATATTTCCTCGTGCGGCGCAACGGCCGGCGCCTGCGGCACATGCCGCGTCGTTTCTTCGATGCCTGCCGCGCCGCGCTGGGCGAACGCTTCGGCAGCGAGATGCTGCAGACCCAGGTGGAAGTACAGACCGCGGTGCACGACGACCCGCGCGCTGCCGAGCATGACCTGCTCACCCTGCGGCGCACGATAGGCGGCATCGCCCGCGCGCATGGCCTGGACATCCTGTCGGCAGGAACGCATCCCTCTGCGCCGTGGCGGGGCCAGCGCAGCACCGACAAACCGCATTACGACCAGGTGATGGACGAGCTGCAGATGCTCGGCCACCGCAATCTGCTGTGCGGCCTGCATGTGCATGTGCAGCCGGCCGATCCGGCGCAGCGCGTGCACTTGATGGCGCGGATGCAGCCGTTCCTGCCGCTGCTGCTGGCCCTTAGCACCTCGTCGCCGTTCTGGATGGGACAGGCGACCGGCCTGATGGGCTATCGGCAGACGGCGTACCAGGAAATTCCCCGCACCGGGCTTCCGCCGCTGTTCCGCGGCCAGGACGAATACGACGACTACGTGCGGCGCATGATCGATGCGCGCGCCATCCGCGATGCCAGCTTCCTGTGGTGGGCATTGCGCCCTTCCCTCGCCTTCCCGACGCTGGAACTGCGCGTGACCGACGCCTGCACGGATCCACGCGACGCGCTTGCGATCGCGCAGCTGTTCCGCTGCGTGGTGCGGTACCTCGAGCGCACGCCGCGCCTGCATGCCGCGCTGGATGCGGGGGCGCAGGCGGTGATCGAGGAGAACCTGTGGCGGGCGCAGCGGCACGGCTTCGACGCCGGCCTGATCGACATCGGCAGTGGCGATCTTGTCTCCGTGCGCGAGATGCTGGAAAGCACGCTGGAGATCATTGCGGCCGACGTGGCGGCGCTGGACTGCGCCCGCCAGATCGACCATGCGTGGCGCATCCTGGACGGCGGCACCAGTGCGCACGGGCAGCAGCGGCATTACCAGCAACGCAGGCTCGCCGGCGACACGCACGGCGAAGCGCTGGTGCATGTCGTGCGATGGCTGGCGGCGGCGAGCGTACCGGACTGA
- the kdsA gene encoding 3-deoxy-8-phosphooctulonate synthase, with amino-acid sequence MKLCGFDVGLDQPLFLIAGPCVIESMQLQIDVAGRLKEITGKLGMNFIFKSSFDKANRTSGTSFRGPGMEEGLKVLDAVKKQVGVPVLTDVHEYTPMDEVAAVVDVLQTPAFLVRQTDFIRKVCAAGKPVNIKKGQFLSPWDMKPVVEKAKSTGNHDIMVCERGASFGYNNLVSDMRSLSVMRDTGCPVVFDATHSVQLPGGQGTSSGGQREFVPVLARAAVAVGVSGLFAETHPDPSKALSDGPNAWPLDKMETLLETLLALDGITKKNGFLESTV; translated from the coding sequence ATGAAGCTTTGTGGATTCGACGTCGGCCTTGACCAGCCCCTGTTCCTGATCGCCGGCCCGTGCGTGATCGAATCGATGCAGTTGCAGATCGATGTCGCCGGCCGCCTGAAGGAGATCACAGGCAAGCTGGGGATGAACTTCATCTTCAAGTCCAGCTTCGACAAGGCCAACCGCACCTCCGGCACCAGCTTCCGCGGCCCCGGCATGGAAGAAGGCCTGAAGGTGCTGGACGCGGTGAAGAAGCAGGTCGGCGTGCCGGTCCTGACCGACGTGCACGAATACACGCCCATGGACGAAGTCGCGGCCGTGGTCGACGTGCTGCAGACGCCCGCGTTCCTCGTGCGCCAGACCGACTTCATCAGGAAGGTCTGCGCCGCCGGCAAGCCGGTCAACATCAAGAAGGGTCAGTTCCTGTCGCCGTGGGACATGAAGCCGGTCGTCGAGAAGGCCAAGTCCACCGGCAATCACGACATCATGGTCTGCGAGCGCGGTGCCTCGTTCGGCTACAACAACCTGGTCAGCGACATGCGCTCGCTGAGCGTGATGCGCGATACCGGTTGCCCGGTCGTGTTCGATGCCACGCACTCGGTGCAGTTGCCGGGCGGGCAGGGCACCAGCTCCGGCGGCCAGCGCGAGTTCGTGCCGGTGCTGGCGCGTGCGGCGGTCGCGGTGGGAGTGTCAGGCCTGTTCGCCGAAACGCACCCGGATCCGTCCAAGGCCCTGTCCGATGGCCCGAACGCGTGGCCGCTGGACAAGATGGAAACGCTGCTGGAAACGCTGCTTGCGCTGGACGGCATCACCAAGAAGAATGGTTTTTTGGAGAGCACGGTCTGA
- a CDS encoding CTP synthase, with translation MTPLIFVTGGVVSSLGKGIAAASLASILEARGLKVTMMKLDPYINVDPGTMSPFQHGEVYVTDDGAETDLDLGHYERFVRTRLSRKNSVTTGRIYENVIRKERRGDYLGATVQVIPHITDEIRRCIDEATEGFDVALVEIGGTVGDIESLPFLEAIRQIRTERGPEKALFMHLTLVPYVAAAGELKTKPTQHSVKELRSIGIQPDVLLCRSEQPIPDSERRKISLFTNVPERAVISVPDVDVLYRIPMGLHGQGLDEIVLRQFRIENAKAADLSEWEAAVDATLNPLDEVTIAVVGKYVDHQDAYKSVGEALKHGGLRQRTRVNLKWIEAQELEGTDMALLQGVDGVLVPGGFGDRGFEGKVLTSRFAREQKLPYFGICYGMQAAVVDYARHVAGLDNANSTENDKQSPHPVIGLITEWRTATGDVEKRDERSDLGGTMRLGLQEQRLKPGTLARDLYGKDVVAERHRHRYEFNNRYRTQLEDAGLVIAAKSMDDLLVEMVELPRTVHPWFLACQAHPEFLSTPRDGHPLFVGFIRAAREKKAGGKLLKEARA, from the coding sequence ATGACTCCCCTGATTTTCGTTACCGGCGGCGTTGTGTCCTCGCTAGGCAAGGGCATCGCCGCCGCTTCGCTTGCGTCCATTCTTGAAGCACGTGGCCTGAAGGTCACGATGATGAAGCTGGACCCGTACATCAACGTCGACCCGGGCACCATGAGCCCGTTCCAGCACGGTGAGGTCTACGTCACCGACGACGGCGCCGAGACCGACCTGGACCTGGGCCACTACGAGCGCTTCGTGCGCACGCGCCTGAGCCGCAAGAATTCCGTCACCACCGGCCGGATCTACGAGAACGTGATCCGCAAGGAGCGCCGCGGCGACTACCTGGGCGCCACCGTGCAGGTGATCCCGCACATCACCGACGAGATCCGCCGCTGCATCGACGAGGCCACTGAGGGCTTCGACGTCGCGCTGGTGGAGATCGGTGGCACGGTCGGCGACATCGAATCGCTGCCGTTCCTGGAAGCGATCCGCCAGATCCGCACCGAGCGCGGCCCCGAGAAGGCCCTCTTCATGCACCTGACGCTGGTGCCGTACGTCGCGGCCGCGGGCGAGCTGAAGACCAAGCCCACCCAGCACTCGGTGAAGGAACTGCGCTCGATCGGCATCCAGCCGGACGTGCTGCTGTGCCGCTCCGAGCAGCCGATCCCGGACTCCGAGCGCCGCAAGATCTCGCTGTTCACCAACGTCCCCGAGCGCGCCGTCATCAGCGTGCCGGACGTGGACGTGCTGTACCGCATCCCGATGGGCCTGCACGGCCAGGGGTTGGACGAGATCGTTCTGCGCCAGTTCCGCATCGAGAACGCGAAGGCGGCGGACCTGTCCGAATGGGAAGCGGCGGTTGACGCCACGCTCAACCCGCTGGACGAGGTGACCATCGCCGTCGTCGGCAAGTATGTCGATCACCAGGACGCCTACAAGTCCGTCGGCGAAGCACTCAAGCACGGCGGCCTGCGCCAGCGCACGCGCGTCAACCTCAAGTGGATCGAAGCGCAGGAGCTGGAAGGCACCGACATGGCCCTGCTGCAGGGCGTGGACGGCGTGCTGGTGCCGGGCGGCTTCGGTGATCGCGGCTTCGAGGGCAAGGTGCTGACCTCGCGCTTCGCCCGCGAACAGAAGCTGCCCTACTTCGGCATCTGCTACGGCATGCAGGCGGCGGTCGTCGATTACGCCCGCCATGTCGCCGGGCTGGACAACGCCAACAGCACCGAGAACGACAAGCAGTCGCCGCACCCGGTGATCGGCCTGATCACCGAATGGCGCACCGCGACCGGCGATGTCGAGAAGCGCGACGAGCGCTCCGATCTGGGCGGCACCATGCGCCTGGGCCTGCAGGAACAGCGCCTCAAGCCGGGCACGCTGGCGCGTGATCTGTACGGCAAGGACGTGGTGGCCGAGCGCCATCGTCATCGCTACGAGTTCAACAACCGCTACCGCACGCAACTGGAAGACGCCGGCCTGGTGATCGCCGCCAAGTCGATGGACGATCTGCTGGTGGAGATGGTGGAACTGCCGCGCACCGTGCACCCGTGGTTCCTGGCCTGCCAGGCGCATCCGGAATTCCTGTCCACGCCGCGCGACGGCCATCCGCTGTTCGTCGGCTTCATCCGCGCCGCGCGCGAGAAGAAGGCCGGCGGCAAGCTGTTGAAGGAAGCGCGGGCGTAA
- a CDS encoding DMT family transporter — translation MDAPPARPGLQAVSRSGLLLAALGAIAFSGKAIIVKLGYRYGADAVTLLALRMLVAFPFFLVMGVWAARRSAPLSRADRLKIGLLGFLGYYLASFLDFAGLAYITATLERLILYLTPTLVALIGWLALGKRISRRQVLALLVSYAGVALAFGHDLQAGGSSILLGGLLVFGSALAYALYLVGSGELVARVGAVRLTAYASSVASVLCLLQFVVLRPMQAMVLPWEVYALSLVNGTLCTVLPVLAVMMAVARIGSALAAQVGMIGPVSTIVLSLLLLGEPMGPWQVAGTVLVMAGVFVVSQQKTVAR, via the coding sequence ATGGACGCACCGCCTGCGCGTCCCGGCCTGCAGGCGGTCAGCCGCTCCGGCTTGCTGCTCGCGGCCTTGGGCGCCATCGCGTTCTCGGGCAAGGCGATCATCGTCAAACTGGGGTATCGCTACGGCGCCGATGCGGTCACGCTGCTGGCCTTGCGCATGCTGGTGGCGTTCCCGTTCTTCCTGGTGATGGGCGTGTGGGCAGCGCGCCGGAGTGCGCCGCTGTCGCGCGCCGACCGCCTGAAGATCGGGCTGCTGGGCTTCCTCGGCTACTACCTGGCCAGCTTCCTCGACTTCGCCGGGCTGGCCTACATCACCGCCACGCTGGAGCGGCTGATCCTCTATCTCACCCCGACGCTGGTGGCGCTGATCGGCTGGCTCGCGCTGGGCAAGCGCATCTCGCGGCGGCAGGTGTTGGCGCTGCTGGTCAGCTATGCGGGCGTGGCGCTGGCCTTCGGGCACGATCTGCAGGCCGGCGGTTCCAGCATCCTGCTGGGTGGCCTGCTGGTGTTCGGCAGCGCGCTCGCCTACGCGCTGTACCTCGTCGGCAGTGGCGAACTGGTGGCGCGCGTCGGCGCGGTGCGGCTGACGGCCTACGCCAGCAGCGTGGCCAGCGTGCTGTGCCTGCTGCAGTTCGTCGTGCTGCGGCCGATGCAGGCGATGGTGCTGCCGTGGGAGGTCTACGCGCTGTCGCTGGTCAACGGCACGCTGTGCACGGTGCTGCCGGTGCTTGCGGTGATGATGGCGGTGGCGCGTATCGGCTCCGCGCTGGCGGCACAGGTCGGCATGATCGGGCCGGTGTCGACCATCGTGCTGAGCCTGCTGCTGCTCGGGGAACCGATGGGGCCGTGGCAGGTGGCCGGCACCGTGCTGGTGATGGCCGGCGTGTTCGTGGTGTCGCAGCAGAAGACGGTCGCGCGCTGA
- the parE gene encoding DNA topoisomerase IV subunit B produces MSSRYNAADIEVLSGLDPVKRRPGMYTDTSRPNHLAQEVIDNAVDEALAGHAGSIEVTLYKDGSCEVSDDGRGMPVDIHPEEKIPGVELILTRLHAGGKFSNKNYTFSGGLHGVGVSVVNALSTLVEVHIKREGSEHRITFRNGDRATPLEVVGSVGKKNTGTRVRFWADPKYFDTPKFNVRALKHLLRAKAVLCPGLNVTLFDEASGERDSWHYEDGLRDYLRGEMAGRELLPPELFVGQLKKDSEVVDWAVAWVPEGEIVQESYVNLIPTAQHGTHVNGLRSGLTDALREFCDFRNLLPRGVKLAPEDVWDRVTFVLSLKMTDPQFSGQTKERLSSRQAAGFIEGAAHDAFSLWLNQHVELGEKIAQIAIERASARLKTEKQVIRKKVTQGPALPGKLADCISQDLSRTELFLVEGDSAGGSAKQARDKDFQAILPLRGKILNTWEVASTSVLASDEVHNLAIAIGCDPGKDDISGLRYGKVVILADADSDGLHIATLLTALFLRHFPALVNAGHVFVAMPPLFRVDVGKQVFYALDEEEKRLLLEKIEREKIRGQVNVTRFKGLGEMNPSQLRESTIHPDTRRLVQLTVDDAPETHGLMDMLLAKKRASDRKAWLETKGDLASLEV; encoded by the coding sequence ATGAGCAGCCGCTACAACGCCGCCGACATCGAAGTCCTCTCCGGCCTTGACCCGGTCAAGCGCCGCCCCGGCATGTACACCGACACCTCGCGCCCGAATCACCTGGCGCAGGAAGTCATCGACAACGCGGTGGACGAGGCCCTGGCCGGCCATGCCGGCAGCATCGAGGTCACCCTGTACAAGGATGGCAGCTGCGAAGTCAGCGACGACGGACGCGGCATGCCGGTCGACATCCATCCCGAGGAGAAGATCCCCGGCGTGGAACTGATCCTCACCCGCCTGCATGCCGGCGGCAAGTTCAGCAACAAGAACTACACCTTCTCCGGCGGCCTGCATGGCGTGGGCGTCAGTGTTGTCAATGCACTGTCCACGCTGGTGGAAGTGCACATCAAGCGCGAGGGCAGCGAACACCGCATCACCTTCCGCAACGGCGACCGCGCCACCCCGCTGGAAGTGGTAGGCAGCGTGGGCAAGAAGAACACCGGCACGCGCGTGCGTTTCTGGGCCGACCCGAAGTATTTCGACACGCCGAAGTTCAACGTGCGTGCGCTCAAGCACCTGCTGCGCGCCAAGGCCGTGCTCTGCCCCGGGCTGAACGTCACCCTGTTCGACGAAGCCAGCGGCGAGCGCGACAGCTGGCATTACGAGGACGGCCTGCGCGATTACCTGCGCGGCGAGATGGCCGGCCGTGAGCTGCTGCCGCCGGAGCTGTTCGTCGGCCAGCTGAAGAAGGACAGCGAGGTCGTCGACTGGGCGGTCGCGTGGGTGCCGGAGGGCGAGATCGTCCAGGAAAGCTACGTCAACCTGATCCCCACCGCCCAGCACGGCACGCACGTGAACGGCCTGCGCAGCGGCCTGACCGATGCGCTGCGCGAGTTCTGCGACTTCCGCAACCTGCTGCCGCGCGGCGTGAAGCTGGCGCCGGAAGACGTGTGGGACCGCGTCACCTTCGTACTGTCGCTGAAGATGACCGACCCGCAGTTCAGCGGTCAGACCAAGGAACGCCTGTCCTCGCGCCAGGCCGCCGGCTTCATCGAAGGCGCCGCGCACGACGCCTTCAGCCTGTGGCTGAACCAGCACGTGGAGCTGGGCGAGAAGATCGCGCAGATCGCGATCGAACGCGCCAGCGCGCGCCTGAAGACCGAGAAGCAGGTCATCCGCAAGAAGGTCACGCAGGGTCCCGCCCTGCCCGGCAAGCTGGCCGACTGCATCAGCCAGGACCTCTCGCGCACCGAGCTGTTCCTGGTGGAAGGCGACTCGGCCGGCGGCAGCGCCAAGCAGGCGCGCGACAAGGATTTCCAGGCGATCCTGCCGCTGCGCGGCAAGATCCTCAATACGTGGGAAGTCGCCAGTACCTCGGTGCTCGCCTCCGACGAAGTGCACAACCTGGCCATCGCCATCGGTTGCGATCCCGGCAAGGACGACATCAGCGGGCTGCGCTACGGCAAGGTGGTGATCTTGGCCGACGCCGACTCGGACGGCCTGCACATCGCCACGCTGCTGACCGCGCTGTTCCTGCGCCACTTCCCCGCGCTGGTGAACGCCGGCCACGTGTTCGTGGCGATGCCGCCGCTGTTCCGCGTGGACGTGGGCAAGCAGGTGTTCTACGCGCTGGACGAGGAAGAGAAGCGCCTGCTGCTGGAAAAGATCGAGCGCGAGAAGATCCGGGGCCAGGTCAACGTCACCCGTTTCAAGGGTCTGGGCGAGATGAATCCGTCCCAGCTGCGCGAATCCACCATCCATCCCGACACGCGCCGGCTGGTGCAGCTGACCGTGGATGACGCACCGGAAACGCACGGCCTGATGGACATGCTGCTGGCGAAGAAGCGAGCGAGCGATCGCAAGGCTTGGCTGGAGACCAAGGGCGACCTGGCTTCCCTGGAAGTCTGA
- a CDS encoding FAD-dependent oxidoreductase, producing the protein MKSPHDDVLILGGGAIGLATALALLDAGRGVRVMDAGSVGGGASHGNCGTITPSHAPPLAAPGVVAQALRWMFTPDAPLYLKPRVDPALWHWLLRFAARCNARDWRTSTQARSALLNDARPRLADWVGRYGLACEFEEEGLDYVFRDPRKFQQYVDEAAMLAEFGIATEVFDGAAYERDEPAMLPGVTGAIRFPGDARLRPDRYVAELARVVRERGGQIEEQCRVDRLDTTTTGVRLTTSQGAREGREAVIALGAWTPAFARTLGLKAPIQPGKGYSITYSRPALVPRRPMVLKDRSVCVTVWDSGFRLGSTMEFSGHDDTLNETRLSALERGARQFLREPMGAEVHERWCGWRPMTWDDLPLLGRAPRHEHVWLAAGHGMLGISMSSATGQLMADLMTGRTPAFDPTPYRPERFA; encoded by the coding sequence GTGAAATCCCCCCACGACGACGTCCTCATCCTCGGCGGCGGCGCCATCGGACTGGCGACCGCGCTGGCGTTGCTGGACGCCGGCCGCGGCGTGCGGGTGATGGACGCCGGGTCGGTCGGTGGCGGTGCCTCGCACGGCAACTGCGGCACCATCACGCCGAGCCACGCACCACCGCTGGCAGCGCCGGGTGTGGTGGCGCAGGCGCTGCGCTGGATGTTCACGCCGGATGCGCCGCTGTACCTCAAGCCTCGCGTCGATCCCGCCCTGTGGCACTGGCTGCTGCGGTTCGCCGCGCGCTGCAATGCGCGCGACTGGCGAACAAGCACGCAGGCGCGGTCGGCGCTGCTCAACGATGCACGCCCGCGGCTTGCGGACTGGGTGGGGCGATATGGCCTGGCCTGCGAGTTCGAGGAAGAAGGGCTCGACTACGTGTTCCGCGATCCGCGCAAGTTCCAGCAGTACGTGGACGAGGCGGCGATGCTGGCGGAGTTCGGTATCGCCACGGAGGTGTTCGACGGCGCCGCGTACGAGCGCGACGAGCCCGCCATGCTGCCCGGCGTGACCGGCGCGATCCGCTTCCCCGGCGATGCGCGCCTGCGTCCGGATCGTTACGTGGCCGAACTGGCGCGCGTGGTGCGCGAACGTGGTGGCCAGATCGAGGAGCAGTGCCGCGTGGACCGGCTGGATACCACGACGACCGGCGTGCGGTTGACGACATCGCAGGGCGCGCGCGAAGGGCGCGAGGCGGTGATCGCCCTGGGCGCGTGGACACCGGCGTTCGCTCGCACGCTGGGACTGAAGGCGCCGATCCAGCCGGGCAAGGGTTACTCGATCACCTATTCGCGTCCTGCCCTCGTGCCGCGCCGTCCGATGGTGCTGAAGGACCGTTCCGTGTGCGTGACGGTCTGGGACAGCGGCTTCCGCTTGGGCAGCACGATGGAGTTCTCCGGCCATGACGACACGCTCAATGAAACGCGGTTGTCGGCGCTTGAGCGAGGCGCGCGCCAATTCCTGCGCGAACCCATGGGAGCCGAGGTCCACGAGCGCTGGTGCGGCTGGCGGCCGATGACCTGGGACGACCTGCCGCTGCTCGGACGCGCACCACGCCATGAGCATGTCTGGCTGGCGGCCGGCCACGGCATGCTCGGCATCAGCATGAGCAGCGCCACCGGCCAGTTGATGGCCGACCTGATGACCGGCCGCACGCCGGCCTTCGATCCCACCCCTTACCGACCGGAGCGATTCGCATGA
- the hutG gene encoding N-formylglutamate deformylase — translation MDTYTLHRGTAPLFISLPHNGTALPDDIAARLTPEARRVPDTDWHVADLYAFARTLGASIIVPSYSRYVVDLNRPDDDVSLYPGQNTTGLCPTVRFTGDPVYLPDQQPTPDEIAARVDTYWRPYHQALQQELARIHAAHGRAVLWEGHSIRSVVPFLFDGRLPDFNLGTAGGASCVPALQQALEAALASQSDYSYVVNGRFRGGYITRHYADVARGIQTVQLELAQLTYMDEDSFAYLPERAARTQALIRRLLACTLA, via the coding sequence ATGGACACCTACACCCTGCATCGCGGTACCGCGCCGCTGTTCATCAGCCTGCCGCACAACGGCACGGCGCTTCCCGACGACATCGCCGCACGCCTGACGCCGGAGGCACGCCGGGTGCCGGATACCGACTGGCATGTGGCCGACCTCTATGCGTTCGCGCGCACGCTGGGTGCATCGATCATCGTGCCGTCGTATTCGCGCTACGTCGTCGACCTTAACCGGCCGGACGATGACGTGTCCCTCTATCCCGGCCAGAACACCACCGGCCTGTGCCCCACCGTGCGCTTCACTGGCGATCCGGTGTACCTGCCGGACCAGCAGCCCACGCCGGACGAGATCGCCGCGCGGGTCGATACCTACTGGCGCCCCTACCACCAGGCGCTGCAGCAGGAACTGGCACGCATCCACGCCGCGCATGGCCGTGCCGTACTGTGGGAAGGCCACTCGATCCGCAGCGTGGTGCCGTTCCTGTTCGACGGCCGCCTGCCGGACTTCAATCTGGGCACGGCCGGCGGCGCGAGCTGCGTGCCCGCGCTGCAACAGGCGCTGGAAGCCGCGCTGGCCTCGCAGTCGGACTACAGCTACGTGGTCAACGGACGTTTCCGTGGCGGTTACATCACCCGTCACTACGCCGACGTCGCCCGCGGCATCCAGACCGTGCAGCTCGAACTGGCGCAGCTCACCTACATGGACGAAGACAGCTTCGCCTACCTGCCCGAGCGTGCGGCGCGTACGCAGGCGCTGATCCGTCGCCTGCTGGCATGCACGCTGGCGTGA
- the gorA gene encoding glutathione-disulfide reductase yields MKPQAFDLIVIGGGSGGLAGAFRAASYGARVALLEPKELGGTCVNVGCVPKKAMWLAADLSQRIAMASTLGFDTSPPTLDWKEFIVHRQRYIAGIHASYMRRLDESGVVLMPCHGRLLDANTVVNADGVQLGAKHVLIATGGHPVRPDIPGADLGKVSDDFFSLCAAPARVAIVGGGYVAVELAGVLQALGSQVDVFVRGQRLLDGFDTQITDELAADMRQHGVRLHFGHAVAALERASDEGVVVLAEDGTHTARFDTVIFATGRRASTRDMGLEATGVALDARGFVQVDGRQDTNIAGIHAVGDVTGQAALTPVAIAAARRLMDRLFGGQPDARMDYAQIPTVVFSHPPVGQVGLTEAEARALHGDAVTVLTTRFRPMLHALADSPQRSLFKLVCVGEDKRVVGLHLLGEGADEMLQGFAVALKKGITLADLHDTVALHPTSAEEVVLMR; encoded by the coding sequence ATGAAACCGCAAGCCTTCGACCTGATCGTGATCGGCGGCGGATCGGGCGGCCTGGCCGGCGCCTTCCGCGCGGCTTCGTACGGCGCCAGGGTCGCGCTGCTGGAACCGAAGGAACTGGGTGGTACCTGCGTCAATGTCGGCTGCGTGCCGAAGAAGGCGATGTGGCTGGCCGCCGATCTGTCGCAACGGATCGCCATGGCGTCGACGCTCGGCTTCGACACCTCACCGCCGACGTTGGACTGGAAGGAATTCATCGTGCATCGCCAGCGCTACATCGCCGGGATCCACGCCAGCTACATGAGGCGGCTGGACGAGAGCGGCGTGGTGCTGATGCCCTGCCATGGCCGTCTTCTGGATGCGAACACCGTGGTCAATGCCGATGGCGTGCAACTCGGTGCGAAGCACGTGCTGATCGCCACTGGCGGCCATCCGGTGCGTCCCGACATCCCGGGTGCCGATCTGGGCAAGGTGTCGGACGATTTCTTCAGCCTGTGCGCCGCGCCGGCGCGCGTGGCGATCGTCGGCGGCGGTTACGTAGCCGTGGAACTGGCCGGCGTGCTGCAGGCGTTGGGCAGCCAGGTGGACGTGTTCGTCCGCGGGCAGCGCCTGCTGGACGGCTTCGACACGCAGATCACCGACGAACTGGCTGCGGACATGCGCCAGCATGGCGTGCGCCTGCATTTCGGGCACGCCGTGGCGGCCCTCGAACGCGCGTCCGACGAGGGGGTGGTGGTGCTGGCCGAAGACGGCACGCACACCGCGCGCTTCGACACGGTGATCTTCGCTACCGGACGTCGTGCGTCGACACGCGACATGGGCCTGGAAGCGACGGGGGTTGCCCTCGATGCGCGCGGCTTCGTGCAGGTGGATGGGCGGCAGGACACCAACATCGCCGGGATCCATGCGGTAGGCGACGTCACTGGCCAGGCGGCGCTGACGCCGGTCGCCATCGCGGCGGCGCGGCGGCTCATGGACCGGCTGTTCGGCGGCCAGCCCGATGCGCGGATGGACTATGCGCAGATCCCGACCGTGGTGTTCTCGCACCCGCCGGTGGGGCAGGTGGGCCTGACCGAGGCCGAGGCGCGCGCGCTGCATGGCGACGCGGTGACGGTGCTGACCACGCGCTTCCGGCCGATGCTGCACGCGCTGGCCGATTCGCCGCAACGCAGCCTGTTCAAGCTGGTCTGCGTGGGCGAGGACAAGCGCGTCGTCGGCCTGCACCTGCTGGGCGAGGGCGCGGACGAGATGCTGCAGGGTTTCGCGGTGGCGTTGAAGAAGGGCATCACCCTGGCCGACCTGCACGACACCGTCGCCCTCCATCCCACCAGTGCCGAGGAAGTCGTGCTGATGCGCTGA